One segment of Leuconostoc lactis DNA contains the following:
- a CDS encoding LLM class flavin-dependent oxidoreductase, with amino-acid sequence MAPEKVILGLDTFGDVPKNSDGQLMTYAQALRQVVKEAVLADKLGVDVITLGEHHREEFAISSPETVLAAIATQTKQITLGSGVTVLSSDDPVRVFERFSTLDAVSNGRAQIILGRGSFTESFPLFGYDLGDYDALFEEKIAMFSKLLEEKPFDWQGEFTQSLKQADVFPKTESGHLDTWVGVGGSPESIVRAAHFGFPVILAIIGGDPIRFKPYVELYERAAKQFDMPTHPLGMHSHGFIADTQETAVEMAWENIKLAFDKIGVTRGWAPMSREHFEHEIQSGSMYVGTPEVVAQRMAKAIKTLGVGRFDLVYGAGEQPAAARERMIELYATEVIPRVRELLAED; translated from the coding sequence ATGGCGCCAGAAAAAGTAATTTTAGGATTAGATACATTTGGGGATGTCCCAAAAAACAGTGATGGGCAGTTGATGACGTATGCGCAAGCTTTGCGTCAAGTTGTCAAAGAAGCGGTGTTGGCGGATAAGTTGGGCGTTGATGTGATTACGCTAGGTGAGCACCACCGTGAAGAATTTGCCATTTCTAGTCCTGAAACAGTTTTGGCCGCAATTGCGACACAAACAAAGCAAATTACCCTTGGTTCTGGTGTAACGGTCTTGAGTTCTGATGATCCAGTCCGTGTATTTGAACGTTTTTCAACCTTGGATGCCGTTTCTAACGGTCGCGCCCAGATTATTTTAGGGCGTGGTTCTTTCACAGAATCATTCCCATTGTTTGGTTACGATCTTGGTGATTACGACGCTTTATTTGAAGAAAAAATCGCTATGTTTTCTAAGTTATTAGAAGAAAAGCCGTTTGATTGGCAAGGTGAATTTACCCAGAGCTTGAAACAAGCCGACGTCTTTCCAAAAACGGAGAGTGGTCATTTGGATACCTGGGTTGGTGTCGGTGGTTCACCAGAATCGATTGTCCGAGCAGCGCATTTTGGTTTCCCAGTGATTTTAGCCATTATTGGTGGCGATCCGATTCGTTTCAAGCCGTATGTTGAACTTTACGAACGGGCGGCTAAGCAGTTTGATATGCCAACGCACCCATTGGGAATGCACTCTCACGGTTTCATTGCTGATACGCAAGAAACTGCTGTTGAGATGGCTTGGGAAAATATTAAGCTCGCCTTTGATAAAATTGGGGTGACGCGTGGTTGGGCGCCAATGTCTCGCGAACACTTTGAACACGAAATTCAATCTGGTTCAATGTATGTCGGCACACCAGAGGTTGTTGCCCAACGCATGGCTAAAGCGATCAAGACGCTTGGGGTTGGCCGTTTTGATTTGGTTTATGGTGCTGGTGAGCAACCAGCAGCAGCCCGTGAACGTATGATTGAATTGTACGCCACTGAAGTCATCCCACGTGTACGAGAATTATTAGCGGAGGATTAA
- a CDS encoding NADPH-dependent F420 reductase, with protein MAIKTVGILGAGKVGIVLAQLALKAGYEVLIAGSGPVEKIALTVEVLAPGAKAVTAAEAEAKADLVILALPLSKYETIDRSGLDGKLVLDAMNYWWEVDGIRTDLTNPLQSSSELVQRFLPNSQVIKAFNHMGYHDLFDESAPAGAPKRKALALAGDDDAAIATVRGFIDDLGFDSLYVGPLANGIMLEPGSEVFGANVTLPELQAMIDRFSQSPRGQKIKSARENAAL; from the coding sequence ATGGCGATTAAAACAGTCGGTATTTTGGGGGCTGGAAAAGTTGGAATCGTACTGGCACAATTAGCCTTAAAAGCTGGGTACGAGGTGTTGATTGCTGGTTCTGGGCCAGTTGAAAAAATCGCTTTAACAGTTGAAGTGTTAGCACCTGGCGCAAAAGCCGTCACGGCAGCAGAAGCGGAGGCTAAGGCCGATTTGGTCATCCTTGCCTTGCCATTAAGTAAATATGAAACAATCGATCGCTCTGGTTTGGATGGGAAGCTCGTGTTAGATGCGATGAATTATTGGTGGGAAGTTGATGGGATTCGTACTGATTTAACCAATCCTTTGCAATCGTCAAGTGAATTAGTCCAACGCTTTTTACCCAACAGTCAAGTGATAAAAGCTTTTAATCATATGGGTTACCATGATTTGTTTGACGAGTCAGCGCCGGCAGGGGCGCCAAAACGTAAGGCTTTGGCATTGGCCGGTGACGATGATGCTGCCATTGCGACAGTCCGTGGGTTTATCGATGATTTAGGTTTTGATAGTCTCTATGTTGGACCATTGGCAAATGGGATCATGTTAGAACCTGGCAGTGAAGTATTTGGTGCCAATGTGACGTTACCAGAATTACAAGCCATGATTGATCGTTTTTCGCAATCACCACGTGGTCAAAAAATTAAATCAGCCCGAGAAAACGCCGCTTTGTAG
- a CDS encoding anthranilate synthase component II produces MRILLIDNYDSFTYLLVTYLKELGQDVTVVTEADALAEQVKQLPAAVQTDYQAIVISPGPKTPKEAAFSRQVVTTYAGHLPILGVCLGHQVIADVFGGQVIRGDRPQHGVTSTLTHTGQGLMTGLPQNFQVARYHSLIVTALPAVFCVDARSEDGVIQAMHHQTLPIWSVQFHPESWMTAHGYDILNNFLEQVQDFEKI; encoded by the coding sequence ATGCGTATTCTATTGATTGACAATTATGATTCATTTACTTACCTGCTCGTAACCTATTTGAAAGAGTTGGGGCAAGACGTGACGGTCGTGACTGAAGCGGATGCCTTAGCCGAACAAGTTAAGCAATTGCCGGCTGCTGTGCAAACCGATTATCAAGCGATTGTAATTTCACCAGGGCCAAAAACACCAAAAGAAGCGGCATTTTCTCGTCAAGTCGTGACGACTTACGCAGGGCACTTACCAATTCTTGGGGTGTGTTTGGGACATCAGGTCATTGCAGACGTTTTTGGTGGTCAAGTGATTCGCGGGGATCGGCCACAACACGGGGTGACGTCAACTTTGACGCATACTGGTCAAGGTCTCATGACGGGGTTGCCCCAAAATTTTCAAGTCGCACGGTATCACTCGCTGATTGTAACCGCATTACCGGCGGTCTTTTGTGTTGATGCGCGTAGTGAAGATGGCGTTATTCAAGCCATGCATCATCAAACGTTGCCTATCTGGTCGGTACAGTTTCATCCGGAAAGCTGGATGACAGCACATGGTTACGATATCTTAAACAATTTTTTGGAGCAGGTACAGGATTTTGAAAAAATTTAA
- the pabB gene encoding aminodeoxychorismate synthase component I, whose translation MKKFKRDNANIWDIFLAHYRQDEEIVFLYTSQPEASEHFSILAHAPFATVTQRDGVVRVNQAKTTLSFSEAVDTLRTTKLPELSDWPIQPEILGFVSYEGDPARFSLYDELMLFDHETQELYVAQFEQTDQTYWVSATSPLPKPQKVPAVRQPAAIFMDQTRQEYMASVEKMRAHMAAGDLYVGNLTQQFDILSDAEPISVFQALVTQNPAPFASFLHYPDWEMTQISSSVERFVAIHDRELTTKPIKGTIARGQTPEEDAQNLAKLADNTKDHAELLMVTDLLRNDVARISEPGHLVVKKFAAVETFAHVHQLVTTIQSRVKADLTFTEFMTAMFPGGSITGTPKKSAQAVIASLEKRPRGIYTGMQGWLNRRLDLDMNIAIRTLVFDGQTYRLGVGGGVTYESDAAAEFDEIVVKAQPFLAVFGIETLPTPIFTTGQVKDGQLCNLSAHVARLARQYHQPDLATRLQTLAAQSPDGVLRVSTDGDTFTATTRPLPPLVGPYRVKLADEAIAPSVLTQYKLSGPTFQKAFHPEVVHAKTQGYQDVLFHTDGFVTELSIGNFLAKRGDTYVTPSTQALPGTYLAAFAKTHHVIYAEIPVSELVNFDAFYMTNAVRGLVAIDLVGI comes from the coding sequence TTGAAAAAATTTAAGCGCGATAATGCCAATATTTGGGATATTTTCTTGGCGCATTATCGGCAAGATGAAGAAATCGTTTTCCTTTATACGAGTCAACCTGAGGCGTCGGAACACTTCAGTATTTTGGCCCATGCGCCGTTTGCAACGGTCACGCAACGCGATGGCGTTGTCCGCGTCAATCAGGCAAAAACGACATTATCCTTTTCTGAAGCGGTGGATACGCTGCGTACAACCAAACTACCAGAATTATCGGACTGGCCGATTCAACCTGAAATACTAGGCTTTGTGAGTTATGAAGGCGATCCGGCGCGGTTTAGTCTTTATGACGAACTCATGTTGTTTGACCATGAGACACAGGAACTATATGTGGCGCAATTTGAACAAACTGATCAAACTTACTGGGTGTCGGCAACTTCGCCATTACCAAAACCACAGAAAGTCCCAGCCGTGCGGCAACCGGCGGCAATTTTTATGGATCAGACGCGTCAGGAATATATGGCCAGTGTTGAAAAAATGCGAGCGCATATGGCCGCTGGTGATTTGTATGTGGGTAATTTGACCCAACAATTTGATATTTTATCTGATGCTGAACCAATCAGTGTTTTTCAAGCATTGGTGACGCAAAATCCAGCGCCTTTTGCCAGTTTCTTACACTATCCTGATTGGGAAATGACCCAAATTTCAAGTTCAGTCGAGCGCTTTGTCGCCATTCATGACCGTGAATTGACCACCAAACCGATTAAGGGGACGATTGCGCGCGGTCAAACGCCTGAAGAAGATGCGCAGAATCTGGCCAAACTCGCAGATAATACAAAAGACCATGCAGAACTATTGATGGTAACCGATTTATTGCGTAATGATGTGGCCCGTATTAGTGAACCAGGCCATTTGGTCGTGAAAAAATTTGCTGCCGTGGAAACTTTTGCGCATGTCCATCAACTTGTAACGACTATTCAAAGTCGCGTCAAAGCTGACTTGACTTTTACTGAATTTATGACGGCGATGTTTCCTGGTGGGTCCATTACTGGGACACCGAAAAAAAGCGCCCAAGCGGTCATTGCCAGTCTTGAAAAACGACCACGTGGTATTTATACGGGGATGCAAGGTTGGTTGAACCGTCGGCTGGATTTGGATATGAACATTGCGATTCGAACACTCGTTTTTGATGGCCAGACTTACCGATTAGGCGTGGGTGGTGGCGTCACTTATGAAAGCGATGCTGCTGCTGAATTTGATGAAATCGTGGTCAAGGCGCAACCATTTTTAGCTGTTTTTGGCATTGAGACGCTACCGACGCCAATTTTTACGACTGGACAGGTCAAAGATGGCCAATTATGCAATTTATCGGCCCATGTTGCCCGTCTAGCACGGCAGTATCATCAGCCTGATTTGGCAACACGACTGCAAACTTTAGCCGCTCAAAGTCCAGATGGTGTGCTACGTGTTAGCACCGATGGCGACACATTTACCGCTACCACACGGCCGTTACCGCCTTTAGTGGGACCGTATCGCGTGAAGTTAGCGGATGAGGCAATTGCACCGTCCGTCCTGACACAATACAAGTTATCCGGACCGACATTTCAAAAGGCGTTTCATCCGGAAGTTGTGCACGCAAAAACACAGGGCTACCAAGATGTGCTGTTCCATACGGATGGCTTCGTGACTGAATTGTCAATTGGTAATTTCCTCGCCAAGCGCGGTGATACTTATGTGACACCAAGTACCCAAGCTTTGCCGGGGACGTATTTAGCAGCATTTGCCAAAACGCATCACGTCATCTATGCGGAGATCCCGGTGAGTGAGTTGGTTAATTTTGACGCTTTTTATATGACAAATGCTGTTCGTGGTCTGGTTGCGATTGATCTCGTTGGGATCTGA
- the msrB gene encoding peptide-methionine (R)-S-oxide reductase MsrB — MDKSEILAKLDAEAYNVTQNAATERPFSGKYDDFYEPGLYVDVVSGEPLFTSKEKYDAGCGWPSFTAAITDHIVEKTDRSYGMSRVEVKSRHADSHLGHVFPDGPAETGGQRYCINSAALRFIPKAEMAAAGYGNYLAHIDNEA, encoded by the coding sequence ATGGATAAGTCGGAAATTTTAGCAAAATTAGATGCTGAAGCATATAACGTGACGCAAAACGCGGCAACGGAACGGCCGTTTTCGGGCAAATATGATGATTTTTATGAGCCAGGACTTTATGTTGATGTTGTCAGTGGGGAACCCTTATTCACCTCAAAAGAGAAATATGATGCTGGCTGTGGTTGGCCGTCATTTACGGCTGCCATTACGGACCACATTGTTGAGAAAACGGATCGTAGTTATGGCATGTCACGTGTTGAAGTGAAGTCGCGGCACGCAGATTCACACCTGGGGCATGTTTTTCCTGATGGCCCAGCCGAAACGGGTGGGCAACGCTACTGCATTAATTCAGCAGCGCTGCGTTTTATTCCGAAAGCAGAGATGGCTGCGGCGGGATATGGCAACTATTTAGCACATATTGACAACGAAGCGTAA
- a CDS encoding response regulator transcription factor, whose translation MATVLIIEDEMSLQFYLKNELTFEGYTVLQAFDGQQGLALLASETVDAVLLDWMLPKKSGMAVLRHVRQANQTLPVILMTAKSELDDKVMGLDNGADDYLTKPFETEELLARLRVVLRRQVAPVQTVFEVADLTLNTTTHRVQRGDQLIALTQREFDLLAFLMQHEGQVVSRDAILDHVWGIDFAGQYNTVDVNIRHLRQKIARDGQPSLIETARGLGYVMRVGD comes from the coding sequence ATGGCGACTGTTTTAATCATTGAAGACGAGATGAGTCTGCAATTTTATCTTAAAAATGAATTGACGTTTGAAGGTTACACGGTTTTGCAGGCCTTTGACGGGCAACAAGGGCTTGCCTTATTGGCATCAGAAACTGTAGATGCTGTATTACTGGATTGGATGTTGCCAAAAAAGAGTGGGATGGCTGTTTTACGTCATGTTCGGCAAGCCAATCAGACGTTGCCGGTGATTTTGATGACGGCTAAAAGTGAGTTAGATGATAAGGTCATGGGGCTTGATAATGGCGCGGATGACTATTTGACGAAACCCTTTGAAACTGAAGAATTGTTAGCACGGTTGCGAGTGGTGTTACGCCGCCAAGTTGCGCCGGTGCAAACTGTTTTTGAAGTGGCCGATTTAACCTTAAATACGACGACACATCGGGTACAACGAGGTGATCAGCTGATTGCCCTCACACAGCGTGAGTTTGATTTGTTGGCTTTTTTGATGCAGCATGAGGGTCAGGTGGTGTCACGTGATGCCATTCTCGATCATGTTTGGGGCATTGATTTTGCGGGGCAATATAACACAGTTGATGTTAATATTCGCCATTTACGTCAAAAGATTGCGCGTGATGGCCAACCGTCCTTGATCGAAACGGCACGTGGCTTAGGCTATGTTATGCGTGTCGGAGATTAA
- a CDS encoding sensor histidine kinase, giving the protein MRRRQNTAVALMTRAYVKLFALIYIATTVVVLSTVSYQLLESRTADAQRIVTSLRGADIDSRFDWANWRRNSTIDTRDTFVVIKSQQATYYSTGSEAFLKRIKGRYLWFGMIYKARERYFYYYQTGHIGNMTYQIYIGLAEVIGMVLTVSTALFVTLTVIFVLAIFIVRQLAQDLNAPLLTLTRAVKQLDQAGTKQLTLPDIDGAEEIVTLNQHLQDWLQQLQAQIEKERAFISNASHELKTPLAGFRGNIDLIKRRGATHPEIIPTAIAMLDQESRRMQNLVDTLLDMSRATDDHVNPPTVVQIAPVLQDIVTAFEIDTNRHVITTLTDFSVRLRVNEFSQLVRIILDNAAKYSAVDSPIAVTSTLNQVIIKDVGQGISAADKTRVFDRFYRGDDSRSETPGNGLGLALAQQLAARQNISISLSDNQPVGTIVTLTFLAPQTS; this is encoded by the coding sequence ATGAGACGACGTCAAAACACAGCTGTTGCCTTGATGACCCGGGCCTATGTTAAATTATTTGCGTTAATTTATATCGCCACGACAGTGGTGGTGCTGAGCACGGTAAGTTATCAATTACTCGAATCGCGTACGGCCGATGCCCAGCGCATTGTGACCAGTTTACGTGGCGCTGATATTGATTCCCGTTTTGATTGGGCGAACTGGCGTCGGAATTCAACCATTGATACCCGCGATACGTTTGTCGTGATTAAGTCCCAGCAAGCTACGTATTATTCTACTGGGAGTGAGGCTTTTCTCAAACGGATTAAGGGTCGGTATTTATGGTTTGGAATGATCTATAAAGCGCGCGAACGTTATTTTTATTACTATCAGACGGGCCATATTGGTAACATGACCTATCAAATTTATATTGGCTTAGCTGAAGTGATTGGGATGGTGCTGACCGTCAGTACCGCCTTATTTGTGACACTAACTGTGATTTTTGTCTTAGCGATATTTATCGTGCGGCAACTGGCACAAGATTTGAATGCGCCGTTATTGACTTTAACGCGCGCAGTGAAACAATTAGATCAAGCCGGAACTAAGCAGCTGACGTTGCCTGATATTGACGGAGCGGAAGAAATTGTCACGCTGAATCAACATTTACAAGATTGGTTACAACAACTACAAGCCCAAATTGAAAAAGAGCGCGCCTTTATTAGCAACGCTTCGCATGAATTGAAAACACCGTTAGCGGGCTTTCGTGGCAATATTGATCTGATTAAACGGCGTGGGGCAACACATCCAGAAATTATCCCAACAGCGATTGCCATGTTAGATCAAGAATCGCGGCGGATGCAAAACTTGGTGGATACGTTACTTGACATGTCGCGGGCTACCGATGATCACGTGAATCCACCAACAGTTGTTCAGATTGCGCCTGTGTTGCAAGATATTGTGACGGCTTTTGAAATCGACACCAACCGTCACGTGATCACAACGTTAACTGATTTTTCGGTCCGCTTACGGGTGAACGAATTTTCCCAATTAGTGCGGATCATTTTGGATAATGCCGCTAAATATTCTGCAGTCGATTCGCCAATCGCCGTGACGAGTACGTTGAACCAAGTCATCATTAAAGACGTTGGGCAAGGGATTTCGGCAGCGGATAAAACACGGGTCTTTGATCGTTTTTATCGTGGGGATGACTCGCGTTCGGAAACGCCAGGAAATGGGTTGGGACTGGCCTTGGCGCAACAGTTAGCGGCGCGTCAAAACATCAGTATTTCCCTATCGGACAATCAGCCAGTTGGGACAATTGTGACGTTGACATTCCTAGCACCACAAACTTCCTGA
- a CDS encoding phosphatase PAP2 family protein, whose product MNPILARKSVAVTALVGLLGMTGYVIMQPFNGLDHSLQQAIGQLQSPFLTSVMKLVSTIGNPAIVLVVMAVLAVVFWRKQQRFESIWVLVTVIGGDFLAEIIKTITARQRPIHQLVPDTGLSFPSVHTLSAVLLVLLVLSFMTKGTKKFMVASVLGVIWIFLVALSRVYLRDHFPTDTIAAVFLGFFWWATTAIAFRKAPLRMQANTFLLKILPQK is encoded by the coding sequence ATGAATCCAATTTTAGCACGAAAATCAGTCGCCGTAACGGCTTTAGTCGGTTTGCTTGGTATGACAGGTTATGTCATCATGCAACCATTTAACGGTCTCGATCACAGTTTACAACAGGCAATTGGCCAGCTGCAAAGCCCATTTTTAACCAGTGTGATGAAGCTGGTGTCAACCATTGGCAATCCTGCCATTGTATTGGTCGTGATGGCCGTATTGGCTGTTGTCTTTTGGCGCAAACAGCAACGTTTTGAGAGTATCTGGGTCTTAGTGACCGTGATTGGTGGCGACTTTTTAGCTGAAATCATTAAAACCATCACGGCACGTCAACGCCCAATCCATCAACTCGTACCAGATACTGGTCTGTCATTTCCTAGTGTGCACACCTTATCAGCCGTTTTGCTTGTGTTGTTGGTACTCTCATTTATGACCAAGGGGACTAAGAAGTTTATGGTGGCCAGTGTACTGGGGGTCATTTGGATTTTCTTAGTGGCGTTGTCTCGTGTCTACTTACGCGATCATTTTCCAACCGATACCATCGCCGCGGTTTTCTTAGGATTCTTTTGGTGGGCTACTACGGCAATAGCTTTTCGCAAAGCGCCATTACGAATGCAAGCTAATACTTTTTTGCTTAAAATTTTACCGCAAAAATAA
- a CDS encoding TetR/AcrR family transcriptional regulator yields the protein MIKPTLANLSPIKQEKLRQAVFLEFSQRPLLDAKVANIVKQAGISRGAFYTYFDDIYDAYQWAADLIFADIHQQLQGSGEQIAQTIAFLNHVRTREDYDFLKYHYTVNAAIIAQRLPDQQRKRLRHLKPDADDQTIHEWLVTQSVHGLVADFFLHPDAQDDILKTLTTLANWQKRD from the coding sequence ATGATTAAACCCACACTGGCTAACTTAAGTCCAATTAAACAAGAAAAGTTACGACAAGCAGTATTTTTAGAATTTTCACAACGTCCCTTATTAGATGCCAAAGTGGCCAATATCGTCAAACAGGCCGGTATTTCTCGTGGCGCTTTCTACACTTACTTTGATGATATTTATGATGCCTATCAATGGGCAGCCGATCTCATTTTTGCCGATATTCATCAACAACTGCAAGGTTCGGGGGAACAAATTGCGCAGACGATTGCTTTTTTGAATCATGTGAGAACGCGTGAGGACTATGATTTTTTAAAGTACCACTATACCGTTAATGCGGCAATTATTGCGCAACGGCTACCAGATCAACAGCGCAAAAGACTACGCCATCTCAAGCCAGATGCTGATGACCAAACAATACATGAGTGGTTGGTGACACAGTCGGTTCATGGTTTGGTCGCTGATTTCTTCTTACATCCCGATGCGCAAGATGACATTTTAAAGACGTTAACGACACTCGCCAATTGGCAGAAAAGAGACTAA
- a CDS encoding FtsX-like permease family protein, with amino-acid sequence MFLALQEMRKEKLRYGLVIVVIALISFLIFILSALALGLSHENTAAVSTWRVKSVAMSNDADGNLAQSLLSKAQVTQLAERQTHASAPVGVAQAIVKYNNQRVAATYVGWLPQDRYWQRLTLTAGHRPKTAQEVVVSNKLQQSGLKIGDQLTIGLLAQKLTVVGFVTNAAYNMAPVVYGDLQHWSVIKGLANSYYASGLMADNQIAGVQGIRVVTPQQLFNHMPGYSAQNKTFEFMIAFLVVISIVVVAIFLYILTMQKLPNFAVLRTQGIPSRYLVLNTLSETAIIMALAVAIGLAGCFLSSLVIPSVVPMYFDITLIMGVGLGLIAAGMLAAFIPIRLIIKIEPQQGIGG; translated from the coding sequence ATGTTTTTAGCACTACAAGAAATGCGTAAAGAAAAATTACGCTACGGTTTGGTGATTGTAGTCATCGCGTTAATTAGTTTTCTGATTTTTATTCTGAGCGCGTTGGCATTGGGGCTATCCCATGAAAATACTGCTGCTGTATCAACGTGGCGCGTAAAAAGTGTTGCGATGAGTAACGATGCAGACGGGAATTTGGCCCAATCCTTATTATCCAAAGCACAGGTCACACAGTTAGCAGAACGGCAAACGCACGCCAGTGCGCCAGTCGGGGTAGCACAAGCGATTGTCAAGTATAACAACCAGCGTGTCGCAGCGACCTATGTGGGTTGGTTGCCACAAGATCGCTACTGGCAACGTCTGACCCTAACAGCCGGACACCGACCAAAGACAGCGCAGGAAGTCGTGGTGTCTAACAAATTGCAACAAAGTGGCTTGAAAATTGGTGATCAGCTTACCATTGGTTTATTGGCTCAGAAACTCACAGTGGTTGGTTTTGTGACAAATGCCGCGTATAATATGGCGCCGGTGGTTTACGGTGATTTACAGCATTGGTCAGTCATTAAAGGGCTGGCGAACAGTTATTATGCTAGCGGGTTAATGGCGGATAACCAGATTGCGGGCGTGCAGGGAATCCGCGTGGTGACACCGCAACAATTGTTTAATCATATGCCGGGATATAGTGCACAGAATAAAACGTTTGAATTTATGATAGCCTTCTTAGTCGTTATTTCAATTGTTGTCGTGGCAATCTTTTTATACATCTTAACGATGCAAAAATTGCCTAATTTTGCCGTCTTACGGACACAAGGCATTCCGAGTCGTTATCTCGTTTTGAACACGTTAAGTGAGACTGCCATCATTATGGCATTAGCAGTCGCCATTGGTTTAGCCGGTTGTTTTCTAAGTAGCTTGGTCATCCCCAGTGTGGTACCAATGTACTTTGATATAACCTTAATTATGGGCGTTGGCTTGGGCTTAATTGCGGCTGGTATGTTGGCTGCTTTCATCCCAATTCGATTGATTATCAAAATCGAACCACAACAAGGCATTGGGGGATAA
- a CDS encoding ABC transporter ATP-binding protein, producing the protein MQTLKVSHVSKVYGQESNRVLALDDVSFEAKQGELTLILGPSGSGKSTLLTIIGGLQSPTSGIVQVNDQTIDIQNQQASDTFRLNQVGFVLQSHSLVSFLTVQQQFDLVNHVKKSGNLTPAQFQQYLKILGIDALLDKYPGELSGGQAQRVAIARALYADPAFILADEPTAALDSDRVQKVGALFQQIAAEQQKAVVVVTHDLRLKQFADHIYTIEDGHIQQEK; encoded by the coding sequence ATGCAGACATTAAAAGTAAGCCATGTATCTAAGGTATATGGTCAAGAGAGTAACCGTGTTTTGGCGTTAGATGATGTTAGTTTTGAAGCGAAACAAGGCGAACTAACCTTAATTCTTGGGCCATCAGGTTCTGGTAAAAGTACATTGCTGACCATTATTGGTGGTTTACAATCACCAACATCAGGCATTGTACAAGTCAATGATCAAACCATTGATATTCAAAATCAGCAAGCTTCAGATACGTTCCGTTTGAATCAAGTCGGCTTTGTTTTGCAATCACATAGCCTGGTATCATTTCTAACCGTGCAACAACAATTTGATCTAGTTAATCATGTTAAAAAATCGGGTAATCTAACACCGGCACAATTTCAGCAGTATTTAAAAATTCTCGGAATTGATGCGCTATTAGATAAATATCCTGGTGAATTATCTGGCGGTCAAGCACAACGTGTCGCCATTGCGCGCGCTTTATATGCCGATCCGGCGTTCATTTTAGCTGACGAACCAACCGCGGCATTGGATAGTGATCGGGTACAGAAAGTGGGGGCACTCTTTCAACAAATTGCAGCCGAACAACAAAAAGCTGTGGTAGTTGTCACGCATGATTTACGTTTAAAACAATTTGCTGATCATATTTATACGATTGAGGATGGTCACATCCAACAGGAAAAATAA
- a CDS encoding amino acid ABC transporter permease — protein MHNYFQPQFIGEFLPDVLSALPTTLLLTIVSTIIGVIVGAGIAYVRLENTPILKQIAVVFTSFVRGTPILIQMFLVYYGLPLFLSYISINTDNVNPLIYLFLTYGLNMAAFLSEIIRAALLSVPKTQKEAAMTAGYTKKQMYMKIIFPQATVIAIPSFATMVISLLQDTSLAFTIGVLDVVGKAKALGTATFHTVEAYISAMIIFVVLSFVLERVFRFVEKRHHYANRAVPTVAPAPVMPVIEKPKMI, from the coding sequence ATGCATAATTATTTTCAACCACAATTCATCGGGGAGTTTTTACCCGATGTGCTATCAGCGTTGCCGACAACGTTGTTGTTAACTATTGTCTCCACAATCATCGGTGTGATTGTTGGGGCGGGGATTGCCTATGTGCGACTCGAAAATACCCCGATTTTAAAACAAATTGCGGTTGTTTTTACCTCATTTGTCCGCGGCACCCCAATTTTGATTCAAATGTTCTTAGTGTATTATGGCTTACCCCTATTTTTAAGCTATATCAGCATTAACACGGATAATGTGAACCCATTGATTTATTTGTTTTTGACTTACGGCTTGAATATGGCTGCTTTCTTATCAGAAATTATCCGCGCCGCTTTGTTGAGTGTCCCAAAAACGCAAAAGGAAGCAGCGATGACAGCTGGTTACACCAAAAAACAAATGTATATGAAAATTATTTTCCCACAGGCAACGGTGATTGCGATCCCAAGCTTTGCGACGATGGTGATTTCACTGTTACAAGACACCTCACTAGCCTTTACGATTGGCGTATTAGATGTGGTTGGTAAAGCTAAAGCATTGGGGACGGCAACTTTTCATACCGTTGAGGCTTATATCAGTGCCATGATTATCTTTGTGGTATTAAGCTTCGTGTTAGAACGTGTCTTCCGTTTTGTTGAGAAGCGACATCATTATGCAAATCGAGCAGTGCCGACGGTGGCACCAGCACCCGTGATGCCGGTGATTGAAAAACCAAAAATGATTTAA